The window AAAGAGCACCATGCGCACCATGCGCACGAGAAAATTGCCCAGATGAAACGATGGATCGTGCAGCAGAGCCTGCCCCACGGCAAGACGGTCGGTCAGGGAAACCCTGCGCCGCCACAGATAGAACACGAGGCTGGAATAGGTCATGATGCCCAGTCCGCCCAACTGGATAAGCCCCAGCAGAACCCAGTGCCCCTCGCGGCTGAAGGCGGAGGCGGTATCCACAGTGGCAAGGCCGGTCACGCACACCGCAGACGTGGCCGTAAACAGGGCGTCCACCCATGGCAGCCCCCCGGGCAGCACAGAGGTTTCGCGCAGCAGTACGGCCCCGGCAAGAATGGCGACGGCAAAGGCGGCAACCGGCAGGACGAACGGGGACAAATATCTCCTTCTCATCTCACCCACATACGCCTGTGGCGGGTTGGTGGCAAGAGGAGGGCCGCATTCCCCCGCCCCTGTGCGCCATGCCAACGCTAACCGGCTGTCAGACAAACACACTGGACGCAGCACCATGCAATGCCTATAGTGACTCGCGACGCGGAACGGCATAACCATCTGCGCCACGGGAGCCGCGCGGGTCTGTTCCCGCCCTTTCAGACATCTGTCCGGCAGCGGCCGGAAACCATATTTTGGAGGCAATCATGGATATCCGCTTTCAGCAGGCGCCGGCAGCCGACTGGCGCGCCAACACGGCCATCGTGTTCGGCTTCAAGGACGAAAACCTCATGGAGCAGATTCCCGCTCTGGCCGACGCCGCTCCGTGGATAACCATCACCCCGGCCCGCCACGACTTCCGCGGCGAAAAGAACCAGACCGTAGTCATGTACGGGCATCCGGAAATTCCCCTGCCCCGCTGCATTGCCGTGGGCCTCGGCGAACGCACCAAGTTCAACCTCGACACCCTTCGCGGCGCCATGGCAACCGCCATGCAGAAGTGCCGCGAACTGAAGGTGGACACCTGCGCGCTGGACCTTGAAGTCTTAAAGATGATTGATGAATCCGACGCCGTGCTGGTGGAAGAGTCCGTAGCCGCTGCGCTGCTCTCGCTCTACACCTACGACGAGCTCAAGACCACCCAGGACGAACCGGCCCACAATCCCCGCTGGATGGCCCTGCTCTCCAATGAAGAGAATTTCCCCGACGACCTGCACGCGGCAGCCCGCCGCGGCGAAGCCGCCGCCATAGGCGTGATGGCCACCCGCAATCTGGTGAACGGCCCCGCCAACATCGTCACGCCCGCGTATCTGGTGGAAAAGGCGGAAGCCATGGGCCGCAAGTACGGCTTCAAGGTCCGCTCCATCAACGGCCCTGAACTGGCCGAAATGGGCATGGGTGCATTCGAATCCGTATTCAAGGGAGCCGAGGAGCAGGCCAAACTGCTCATCATGGAATACACGCCCAAAGGCACGGAGAACGATGATCCCATCGTCTTCGTGGGCAAAGGCGTCACCTTCGATACCGGCGGCATTTCCCTCAAGCCCAGCGCCAGCATGCACGAGATGAAAAGCGACATGGCCGGTGCGGCAGCCGTGATCGGCCTGTTCGAAGCGCTCGGCAATTCCGACATCCAGCGCCGCGTGGTAGGCGTTGCCCCCTGCACCGAAAACATGCCTGACGGCCGCGCCACCCGCCCCGGCGACGTGGTCAAGACCCTCTCCGGCAAGACCGTGGAAATCATCAACACCGACGCGGAAGGCCGCCTCATCCTCTGCGACGCCCTGACCTGGGTACAGAAGGAATACACCCCCGCCGCCATCTTCGATCTCGCCACCCTCACCGGAGCCTGCGTGGTCGCGCTGGGCACGGAAGTGGCCGCCGTGTTCGCCACGGACGAAGCTCTTTCCAAGCAGGTGCAGGACCTCGGCGGACGTGTGGGCGACCGTTTCTGGCCCATGCCGCTGTGGGATCTCTATTTCGAGCCCCTGAAGTCCGAAGTGGCCGACATGATGAACGTGGGCGGACGCGAAGGCGGCGCCGTCAACGCGGCCCTGTTCCTGAAGCAGTTCATCAATGAAGACGTACGCTGGGCCCATCTGGATATTGCCGGCCCTGCCTACAAGGCCAAGAAGTCTCCCCTCAGCGTTCCCGGCAGCACCGGCTTTGCCGTACGCACCCTGCTGGAAATCGTGCGTAACGGCGTGGCCGAAAAGCCCGAATAACCGCGCGCCCATATCCTGAAAATCGAAAAGGCCGGAGTCTTGCGACTCCGGCCTTTCCTTATTCTTAACATGCCGGCTGTGAAGCCGGCAACTTGGCTAGCCGATGGGCAGGATGGTGCGGCCGTGCACTTCGTTCAGCACTTCGGCCATGGCAAGGTAGATGGCGGAAGCGCCACATACGATGCCTTCGTAACCGGCGATGGTGCCGATGAACTCGCTGCCGGTGAAGTCACGGGCAGCAAGCAGGAAGAAGAGAACGGTCAGAGAGAGGAAAATGAACTTGATGGTGGTGTTGCTCTTCAGAGTTCCCAGGAACATGAAGAAAGTGAACACGCCCCACATGGCAAGGTACCAGCCCATGTAGGCATGGGGAGTAGCTTCAGTCCAACCCAGCTTGGGCATGACGATAAGAGCCACAAGGGTCATCCAGAACAGACCGTAGGAAGTGAATGCGGTCAGGCCGAAGGTGTTACCCTTCTTGAATTCCATGATGCCGGCGATGATCTGTGCGATGCCGCCGTAGAAAAAGCCCATAGCGAGAATCATGGCGCTGATGGGGAAAAAGCCGGCGTTGTGGATGTTCAGCAACACCGTGGTCATACCGAAACCCATCAGGCCCAGCGGGGCGGGGTTAGCAAGCTTGTTGTCCATGTTTCCTTTCTCCTTGGAAATGCGTCGTAATATATGAGCCGCCAGTGAGACGGCCCCCTCTTGCACTGTTCGCTCAACCAGCTATAGTATCCCGACACAATTTGCAACATGCAGGCAAGCACTCGCTCTCAAATCTGCAACCGTAACTTCTGCCCAGACACTATCCCCTTCAAGGCCCCAGTCTTACAAGTATATTTCTCACCGCTCTGCGCAGCGCGCCTTATTCCCTCATATTATCATGCCCCGCAGCGGCCCCCTTGCCCTGTTGCAGCAAGGAAAAATATGGTATGCTCTTCCAAACAGCGGTGGAGGGGCGACACCTTGCGACACGGCCGCTCTTTTTTCACACCGCTAACACCCTGACAAAAAAGAATCTCTTTCGCCGCAGACAAAATGTCGCAGGCAAAGGGGACACAGGGTATTGACAGCAGCCCCCCCCTGCTTCTAAATGGGGCCCCCATGACATGCTGGAGTGGCACTTTCCTCCACAACGGCAGCCATGGCACGGCAAAGGCGGAACGCCTGAAACGAGGCGTTCTTCGGCAGTCACTTTAATTGGGGTTTGTATGAGGTCCGACAGTTGGCAAAGCAAAAAGCCCTCACGCAGTGGAGTATTGAAGACTCCGCTGAACTGTACGGCATCCGTAACTGGGGTGCCGGATACTTCGACGTTACCTCGGACGGGGATGTCGCCGTACATCCTTTCGGGAGCGGCAGCAATGTAGCCGTCAGCATCCCGGAACTCATCCGGGGTCTGAAAGAACGCGGTCTTGATTTGCCCGT is drawn from Desulfovibrio mangrovi and contains these coding sequences:
- a CDS encoding leucyl aminopeptidase, producing MDIRFQQAPAADWRANTAIVFGFKDENLMEQIPALADAAPWITITPARHDFRGEKNQTVVMYGHPEIPLPRCIAVGLGERTKFNLDTLRGAMATAMQKCRELKVDTCALDLEVLKMIDESDAVLVEESVAAALLSLYTYDELKTTQDEPAHNPRWMALLSNEENFPDDLHAAARRGEAAAIGVMATRNLVNGPANIVTPAYLVEKAEAMGRKYGFKVRSINGPELAEMGMGAFESVFKGAEEQAKLLIMEYTPKGTENDDPIVFVGKGVTFDTGGISLKPSASMHEMKSDMAGAAAVIGLFEALGNSDIQRRVVGVAPCTENMPDGRATRPGDVVKTLSGKTVEIINTDAEGRLILCDALTWVQKEYTPAAIFDLATLTGACVVALGTEVAAVFATDEALSKQVQDLGGRVGDRFWPMPLWDLYFEPLKSEVADMMNVGGREGGAVNAALFLKQFINEDVRWAHLDIAGPAYKAKKSPLSVPGSTGFAVRTLLEIVRNGVAEKPE
- a CDS encoding acetate uptake transporter; protein product: MDNKLANPAPLGLMGFGMTTVLLNIHNAGFFPISAMILAMGFFYGGIAQIIAGIMEFKKGNTFGLTAFTSYGLFWMTLVALIVMPKLGWTEATPHAYMGWYLAMWGVFTFFMFLGTLKSNTTIKFIFLSLTVLFFLLAARDFTGSEFIGTIAGYEGIVCGASAIYLAMAEVLNEVHGRTILPIG